The nucleotide window ATCAACTAATGCTATCATGTAGCTCCTTCACCAAAGATTTTAATTCTTCAAAATCTTTTTTACCTTGTAATTTTACTATCGCACTCCCAACTATAACACCATCTGCAAAACTTGATATAATTTTAGCATGCTCTCCCTTTGAAACACCAAATCCAACAGCAATTTTTTTATCTGTCATTTTCTTAATCTTTTCTACTTTGCTTTTAAGCTCTTGCCATGGTAAACTTTCTCTTTCCCCTGTAATGCCTGTAATTGATACGTAATATATAAAATCATCACTCATGTTTGAAACAAGTTTAACCCTTTTTTCATGCGATGTTGGAGCAAGCAGAAAGATTACAGATAATCCATACTGATTTGCTATTTTTTTTAAGCTTTCTCCCTCTTCTGGTGGCAGATCTGGAACGATCAATCCATCAATACCATTTGCTTTTGCTGTTTTACAAAAATTTTCTTCTCCCATTTTAAAAATTGGATTGTAATATGTCATTGCGATAAGTGGCTTGTCCGGAAATCTTTCTTTTATAGTTTTTGTAATTTCAAAGACTTTAACCGGTGTAATACCATCTTTTACCGCTTTTTCGTGGGCTGCTTGAATTGTAATGCCATCAGCAACAGGGT belongs to Sulfurihydrogenibium sp. and includes:
- the trpA gene encoding tryptophan synthase subunit alpha, with the translated sequence MIGKVFEIKKPLICYFMAGYPSVEDSIKTAEVLLENGADILEVGFPFSDPVADGITIQAAHEKAVKDGITPVKVFEITKTIKERFPDKPLIAMTYYNPIFKMGEENFCKTAKANGIDGLIVPDLPPEEGESLKKIANQYGLSVIFLLAPTSHEKRVKLVSNMSDDFIYYVSITGITGERESLPWQELKSKVEKIKKMTDKKIAVGFGVSKGEHAKIISSFADGVIVGSAIVKLQGKKDFEELKSLVKELHDSIS